The Candidatus Polarisedimenticolia bacterium nucleotide sequence CTTGCCGCCGCTTGCAGAACGCCAGGAAAAGCGAAAGAAGAATCGTGCAGAGGATCAGCCAGGGGGAGATCTCCACGTCGATCGCCACCGCGCCGGCCAGCGCGCGGAGCACGAAGCCCAGGCCGATGATCATGACATCCAGGATCACCAGCTGCTTGAAATAGAGCGAATAGGCGACGTTGGTCAGCAGGTAGGCGAGCGCGATCGCCCCGAAGGGAAGGGAGAGCGCGAAGGACGCCGCCAGGCTCGCCGTGAGCACGACGGCGGCGAAAGGAATCGCCAAGGAGACCGCGAGCCGCCCGGAGGCGAGGGGTCGCGACGACTTGAGCGGATGATGCCGGTCCCTCTCGCGGTCGACCAGATCGTTGAAAAGATAGACGACGCCCGAAATGGCGCAAAAGAGGGCGAAGGCCGCGACCGAATGGATCAGCCGGACCGGATCGCCCACCTGCTTGGCGAACAGGAGAGGGGCGAAGAGAATGAGGTTCTTGATCCACTGCCGGGGTCGCATCGACTCCAGCAGGGCCAGAAGAACGCGAGGCGGGGAGAGCGCGACCCCTTCCATGGAGCTCCGTCTTGCGGCGTCCGTCGCCGGCGGGAGCGCATGTTAGCATCCCGCCTCGGCCCGGCAAAACCGGATTTGCGGAGCCGGGCATCGGCACTTACACTGATCGGATGACCCGGCCCGCCGCATCCCGCGTCGCGCTCC carries:
- a CDS encoding decaprenyl-phosphate phosphoribosyltransferase translates to MEGVALSPPRVLLALLESMRPRQWIKNLILFAPLLFAKQVGDPVRLIHSVAAFALFCAISGVVYLFNDLVDRERDRHHPLKSSRPLASGRLAVSLAIPFAAVVLTASLAASFALSLPFGAIALAYLLTNVAYSLYFKQLVILDVMIIGLGFVLRALAGAVAIDVEISPWLILCTILLSLFLAFCKRRQELETLLRGAGDHRVSLQEYSVAFLDQMISIVTAATVVCYSFYTISPEVEQKLGTRHLFLTIPFVLYGIFRYLYLVHRRGQGGNPATSLLTDHPLLLCVALWAAVVGLILYH